The Gemmatimonadales bacterium genome includes a region encoding these proteins:
- the rplA gene encoding 50S ribosomal protein L1, with product MGPNGKRYRASISGLDPAARYQPREAIEKIKGAKPAKFDETVDIAVRLGVDPRHADQIVRGTVVLPHGTGKKVRVLVITQGEKVKEAEAAGADFVGIEYIQKIKDGWLDIDAIVATPDVMGQLGQLGRVLGPRGLMPNPKAGTVSMDVTKAVRDIKAGKIEFRVDKTGNVHAPIGKLSFSVEQLEANYQAFMDTIVRAKPPAAKGTYVRTVAVSSTMGAGFRIDTGLYH from the coding sequence ATGGGCCCGAACGGGAAGCGGTACCGCGCCTCGATCTCCGGCCTCGATCCGGCCGCGCGCTACCAACCGCGCGAGGCGATCGAGAAGATCAAGGGCGCCAAGCCCGCCAAGTTCGACGAGACGGTGGACATCGCCGTCCGGCTGGGCGTGGACCCGCGCCACGCCGACCAGATCGTACGCGGCACGGTGGTGCTGCCGCACGGGACCGGCAAGAAGGTGCGGGTGCTCGTCATCACGCAGGGCGAGAAGGTGAAGGAGGCCGAGGCGGCCGGGGCCGACTTCGTGGGGATCGAGTACATCCAGAAGATCAAGGACGGCTGGCTCGACATCGACGCGATCGTCGCCACTCCGGATGTGATGGGACAGCTCGGCCAGCTGGGCCGGGTGCTGGGTCCGCGCGGCCTGATGCCGAACCCGAAGGCCGGGACGGTGTCCATGGACGTGACGAAGGCGGTGCGGGACATCAAGGCCGGCAAGATCGAGTTCCGCGTGGACAAGACCGGGAACGTGCACGCGCCGATCGGCAAGCTGAGCTTCTCGGTCGAGCAGCTCGAGGCCAACTACCAGGCGTTCATGGACACGATCGTCCGGGCCAAGCCGCCGGCGGCGAAGGGTACCTATGTGAGGACGGTCGCCGTCTCGAGCACGATGGGCGCCGGCTTCCGCATCGACACGGGGCTGTATCACTGA
- the rplL gene encoding 50S ribosomal protein L7/L12, whose protein sequence is MATSTALSKDDILEAIGSMTVVDLADLIEAFKTKFNVTITVVAPAAAGGAGAGAAAPAEEEQTEFAVILKETGAKKIQVIKVVRELTSLGLKEAKDLVDGAPATVKDAVSKAEAQAMKAKLEEQGATVELK, encoded by the coding sequence ATGGCTACCAGCACCGCACTGAGCAAGGACGATATCCTCGAGGCGATCGGCAGCATGACGGTCGTCGATCTGGCAGACCTGATCGAGGCGTTCAAGACGAAGTTCAACGTGACGATCACCGTCGTTGCGCCGGCAGCCGCCGGTGGCGCGGGCGCGGGCGCGGCCGCACCCGCCGAAGAGGAACAGACGGAGTTCGCCGTCATCCTCAAGGAAACGGGCGCGAAGAAGATCCAGGTCATCAAGGTCGTCCGCGAGCTGACGAGCTTGGGCCTGAAGGAGGCGAAGGACCTCGTCGACGGCGCGCCGGCCACGGTCAAGGACGCCGTCAGCAAAGCCGAGGCGCAGGCGATGAAGGCGAAGCTCGAAGAGCAGGGCGCCACCGTCGAGCTGAAGTAG
- the rpmG gene encoding 50S ribosomal protein L33 codes for MARENIIMACTDCKERNYFTTKNRRKHPERVEWKKYCPRCNKHKAHKETK; via the coding sequence ATGGCCCGCGAGAACATCATCATGGCGTGCACGGACTGCAAGGAGCGGAACTACTTCACCACCAAGAACCGCCGGAAGCACCCCGAGCGTGTCGAGTGGAAGAAGTACTGCCCGCGCTGCAACAAGCACAAGGCGCATAAGGAGACGAAGTGA
- the secE gene encoding preprotein translocase subunit SecE encodes MSNWLTLAILVAAVAFAGALMVWRERVRVGARASVVFLDEVRGEIKKVTWPDRLQLKNATLVILAFVAIVALLIGILDIALQFLVVTLPGRLS; translated from the coding sequence GTGAGCAACTGGCTCACGCTGGCGATCCTCGTGGCGGCTGTTGCCTTCGCGGGGGCGCTCATGGTATGGCGCGAGCGGGTGCGAGTGGGGGCGCGCGCCTCGGTTGTCTTCCTGGACGAGGTCCGGGGCGAGATCAAGAAGGTCACCTGGCCGGACCGCCTGCAGCTCAAGAACGCGACGCTCGTGATCCTCGCGTTCGTGGCGATCGTGGCGCTCCTGATCGGCATTCTGGACATCGCGCTCCAGTTTCTAGTGGTGACGCTGCCCGGACGCCTTTCGTGA
- the nusG gene encoding transcription termination/antitermination protein NusG — protein sequence MTGAVTMEHRWYAIQTTAGHENKVRSLIERRIQDDPRPPEERAIRQALVPVQEVVEIKNGKKVNVERKLFPGYVLVEMVSNQETLHAVNNIQGVIKFVGTGREPMPLRQDEVNRLLGVEEAVSETEPKEEIPFLNGQVVEIIEGPFSDFSGTVEEVLTDKGKVRVSVSLFGRPTTVELDYLQLRAH from the coding sequence GTGACGGGAGCCGTGACCATGGAGCACCGCTGGTACGCCATACAGACGACCGCCGGTCACGAGAACAAGGTCCGGTCGCTGATCGAGCGCCGCATCCAGGACGACCCTCGGCCGCCGGAGGAGCGCGCCATCCGCCAGGCGCTCGTGCCGGTGCAGGAAGTGGTCGAGATCAAGAACGGCAAGAAGGTCAACGTCGAGCGGAAGCTGTTCCCGGGATACGTGCTGGTGGAGATGGTCTCGAACCAGGAGACGCTCCACGCCGTCAACAACATCCAGGGCGTGATCAAGTTCGTAGGGACCGGGCGTGAGCCCATGCCCCTCAGGCAGGACGAAGTGAATAGGCTCCTCGGCGTGGAGGAGGCGGTCTCGGAGACGGAACCGAAGGAGGAGATCCCGTTCCTCAACGGCCAGGTCGTCGAGATCATCGAAGGCCCGTTCTCCGATTTCAGCGGCACCGTCGAAGAGGTGCTGACGGACAAGGGCAAGGTCCGCGTATCGGTGAGTCTGTTCGGCCGGCCGACGACGGTGGAGCTGGATTATCTGCAGTTGAGAGCCCACTGA
- the rplJ gene encoding 50S ribosomal protein L10: MNKTDKQSIVTDLGAKLKGARSIYVTDFQGLNVARVSDLRRRLRKAGVEYVVVKNTLARRALLDAAVGGLDDHLHGATALALTAQDPAAAAKVLTEFAKEFQKPSVKAAVIEGRAVTPAQVKRLASLPPREQLLAELGAAMQAPLAGFAGALSALLSSFAGALEALKTQREGAA, translated from the coding sequence ATGAACAAGACCGACAAGCAGAGCATAGTCACGGATCTGGGTGCCAAGCTGAAGGGCGCGCGCTCGATCTACGTGACGGATTTCCAGGGGCTCAACGTCGCGCGCGTGAGCGACCTGCGCCGCCGGCTGCGGAAGGCGGGGGTCGAGTATGTGGTGGTCAAGAACACCCTGGCCCGGCGCGCCTTGCTGGACGCCGCGGTGGGCGGGCTGGACGACCACCTGCACGGCGCCACAGCCCTCGCGCTGACCGCGCAGGACCCGGCGGCCGCGGCGAAGGTGCTGACCGAGTTCGCCAAGGAGTTCCAGAAGCCCTCGGTGAAGGCGGCGGTGATAGAAGGGCGGGCGGTCACGCCCGCGCAGGTGAAGCGGCTGGCGTCATTGCCGCCGCGGGAGCAGTTGCTGGCCGAGCTGGGCGCCGCGATGCAGGCCCCGCTGGCCGGGTTCGCGGGGGCGCTGTCGGCCCTCCTGTCGTCGTTTGCTGGCGCCCTCGAGGCGCTCAAGACGCAGCGCGAGGGCGCTGCCTGA
- the cysS gene encoding cysteine--tRNA ligase: MPLRLHNTLSRSVEPFTPLAPPKVTLYTCGPTVWNYAHIGNFRTFVVEDVLRRYLAYRSFDVLHVMNVTDVDDRTINAANAAGMPLVEHTAPYTRAFFEDRDYLRILPAHHYPAATGFIPHMVALASRLLEKGVAYRGDDGSVYFGIDRFPSYGRLSRLDTREIKVGARVSSDEYAKEDARDFVLWKAAKPADEAVGAAWDAPFGRGRPGWHLECSAMSQHYLGDTLDIHAGGVDLIFPHHEDEIAQSEAATGKPFARFWLHAEFLTVSGSKMSKRYGNFLTARDLRENGVDPAAVRYLFGQTHYRKQLDWSDAALEGATAGVRRLGEFRLRLAKAPAGDSAEWDASTATLERSFAEAMDDDLNVPGALAAVMDFVRAGNALIDRGGGVSTSAVSVFDRATEVLQVVPAATEVSLGGAVQPTGMVETLIVPAEVRELAEARKDARVKKNWQRADELRKLLIEKGFDVRDSKDGGYELRRVTEPPTTT; encoded by the coding sequence ATGCCGCTCCGCCTCCACAACACCCTCTCCCGCTCCGTCGAGCCGTTCACGCCGCTCGCGCCGCCCAAGGTCACGCTCTACACCTGCGGCCCCACGGTCTGGAACTATGCCCACATCGGCAACTTCCGGACCTTCGTCGTCGAGGACGTGCTGAGGCGCTATCTCGCGTACCGCAGCTTCGACGTGCTGCACGTCATGAACGTCACCGATGTGGACGACCGGACCATCAACGCCGCGAACGCCGCAGGCATGCCGCTCGTCGAACACACGGCACCGTACACCAGAGCGTTCTTCGAGGACCGCGACTACCTGCGCATCCTGCCCGCGCACCACTACCCGGCGGCCACGGGGTTCATCCCTCATATGGTCGCGCTGGCGAGCCGGCTGCTCGAGAAGGGCGTGGCATACCGGGGTGATGACGGCTCGGTGTACTTCGGGATAGACCGGTTCCCTTCGTACGGGCGCCTCTCCCGCCTGGATACGCGCGAGATCAAGGTGGGCGCGCGCGTTTCGAGCGACGAGTACGCCAAGGAGGACGCGCGCGACTTCGTCTTGTGGAAGGCCGCGAAGCCGGCGGACGAAGCCGTGGGCGCAGCCTGGGACGCGCCGTTCGGCCGAGGGCGGCCCGGCTGGCACCTCGAGTGCTCGGCCATGTCGCAGCACTATCTGGGCGACACGCTCGACATCCACGCCGGCGGCGTGGACCTCATCTTCCCCCACCACGAGGACGAGATCGCGCAATCGGAGGCCGCGACCGGCAAGCCGTTCGCGCGGTTCTGGCTCCACGCGGAGTTCCTCACGGTAAGCGGCAGCAAGATGTCCAAGCGGTACGGCAACTTTCTCACGGCCAGAGATCTCCGCGAGAACGGGGTGGACCCGGCCGCGGTCCGCTACCTCTTCGGCCAGACGCACTACCGGAAGCAGCTCGACTGGAGCGACGCGGCGCTCGAAGGCGCTACGGCCGGCGTGCGCCGCCTCGGCGAGTTCCGCCTGCGCCTTGCGAAGGCGCCCGCCGGCGACAGCGCCGAGTGGGATGCGTCCACGGCGACGCTCGAGCGTAGCTTCGCCGAGGCGATGGACGACGATCTCAACGTGCCGGGCGCGCTAGCGGCGGTGATGGACTTCGTGCGCGCGGGCAACGCGTTGATCGACCGCGGCGGCGGCGTCTCGACTTCAGCCGTCTCGGTGTTCGATCGCGCCACGGAAGTGCTTCAGGTCGTGCCCGCCGCTACTGAGGTCTCTCTGGGGGGCGCAGTCCAGCCGACCGGGATGGTTGAGACCTTGATCGTGCCGGCTGAGGTTCGGGAGTTGGCTGAAGCCCGCAAGGATGCCCGGGTCAAGAAGAACTGGCAGCGGGCGGACGAGCTACGCAAGCTGTTGATCGAGAAAGGCTTCGACGTTCGCGACTCGAAAGACGGCGGCTACGAACTCCGCCGAGTAACTGAGCCTCCCACCACGACTTGA
- the rplK gene encoding 50S ribosomal protein L11: MAPKKIQAVVKLQINAGAATPAPPVGSALGPHGLNIMEFCKQFNAKTANQPGMVIPVIVTVFVDRSFTFITKTPPAAVLLRKEAGIEKGSATSNRQKVGKVSKAQVRKIAELKMPDLNANDLDGAMAMIAGTARSMGIEVVD; encoded by the coding sequence ATGGCACCGAAAAAGATCCAAGCCGTCGTAAAGCTCCAGATCAACGCTGGGGCTGCGACGCCCGCGCCGCCCGTCGGCTCGGCGTTGGGCCCGCACGGGCTCAACATCATGGAGTTCTGCAAGCAGTTCAACGCCAAGACGGCCAACCAGCCGGGAATGGTGATCCCGGTGATCGTGACGGTCTTCGTGGACCGCTCCTTCACCTTCATCACCAAGACGCCGCCGGCGGCGGTGCTGCTCCGCAAGGAAGCCGGCATCGAAAAGGGCTCGGCAACGTCCAACCGGCAGAAGGTAGGAAAGGTTTCGAAGGCCCAGGTCCGGAAGATCGCGGAGCTCAAGATGCCCGATCTGAACGCGAACGACCTCGACGGCGCCATGGCGATGATCGCCGGGACGGCGCGCTCGATGGGCATCGAGGTGGTGGACTGA
- the rpoB gene encoding DNA-directed RNA polymerase subunit beta produces the protein MSDNLPVISFAKLGYGMPMPHLLDIQTRAFQALLTRDTGERPDVGLDRVFRDLFPITDVNENYSLEFVKYAIGEPKYSVEECIERDMTYSAPLKATLRLIIMEEITPGTKRPKNILEKEVYLGELPLLTPLGTFVINGAERVIVSQLHRSPGVVFEETIHPNGQRLFSARIIPFRGSWVEFTIDIHDVVFVHIDKKKKFPATALLRAFGYSSNSDILELFYAKKELDITGNLQARSQRREILGTLLAAEVPNPEDKKGEPLAREGDELTLDLLQALRRAGLASVTVFAGYTQLNLRDDHDQPTTTREREHRQVLAFDVADPSTGEVLAERGKDLSETLRKRLRKAGVTRVDVFLPGGRGESPLIKNTLAKDPTGNEAEALAQIYSLLRPGEAPNLETARSALERLFFSPKRYDLGRVGRYKINQRLGVNRPPDHTVLTEDDFIAIVRYLIDLHEGRGYTDDIDHLGNRRVRSVGELIANQLSVGLSRMARLIKERMSINNDPEKITLDDLVNARTVSAVIQAFFGSSQLSQFMDQTNPLAELTHKRRLSALGPGGLTRERAGFEVRDVHYSQYGRMCPIETPEGPNIGLITSLSTYARVNELGFIETPLRVVKDGRVTSDIKWLSASEEESYAVAQASTPINPDGTFRDPGVLCRKRDDYPMLSPERVDYMDVAPEQLISIAAALIPFLEHDDANRALMGSNMQRQAVPLLLPQAPLVGTGLETKVATDSGAVVVARRAGVIKRVTADEIIIDTNVGNDRRIDHPLARLTQHDRYRLKKFWRTNQDTAINQRPVVRQGQEVAAGEVVADGAGTEGGELALGANVVVAFMPWYGHNFEDAIVLSERLVKDDVFSSIHIQELELHVRDTKRGQEEITREIPNVSEESLVDLDERGIVRIGAHVKPGDILVGKITPKGETELSPEEKLLTAIFGEKAKDVKDSSLKVPPGMEGVVIDVKIFSRVEDQVVEKDRGERIGEVRRLEAEEKARVTAALHEDLLHELLGQDVGLMLKAGTVEEYLPAGTELTKPVLEGVNLGDVDLKTLRAGTKVANERIRQIIEAAATERAKVEEKAEDQIDNILQPDELPPGVIQLVKVHMAEKRKISVGDKMAGRHGNKGIIARIVPEEDMPFLPDGTPVDIVLNPLGVPSRMNVGQILETHLGWCANLLRFKAKTPVFQGTNENEIGLLLRLAGLKWAAHALGLGAEPPALDHETIKQMLGDLARVPAQNGDRPDLSTVRLERLGSRAASQETRDLYHGVRDFLVEAARELAVREVAGWKDAIAAHERLLGDEEVTKAQKADLKKGQKALESLLEKHQAPEDVLEVTGLPALAAMLGKKTDHDVDAAAAALLRLGGLTPTGKARLRDGRGGEQFENEVTVGSIYMMKLSHLVDDKIHARSIGPYSLVTQQPLAGKAQFGGQRFGEMEVWALEAYGAAHTLQEILTVKSDDVNGRSRVYEAIVKGQNLPEPGIPESFNVLVKELQALGIRVMLGTTEDGEE, from the coding sequence ATGAGTGACAATCTCCCGGTGATCTCGTTCGCCAAACTCGGCTACGGGATGCCGATGCCGCACCTGCTCGATATCCAGACGAGGGCGTTCCAGGCGCTCCTCACGCGGGACACGGGCGAGCGTCCCGATGTCGGCCTGGACCGCGTCTTCCGGGACCTGTTCCCGATCACGGACGTCAACGAGAACTACTCGCTGGAGTTCGTGAAGTACGCCATCGGCGAGCCGAAGTACTCCGTCGAGGAGTGCATCGAGCGCGACATGACGTACTCGGCGCCCCTCAAGGCCACCCTCCGGCTCATCATCATGGAGGAGATCACGCCGGGCACGAAGCGGCCCAAGAACATCCTCGAGAAGGAGGTCTATCTCGGGGAGCTGCCGCTGCTCACGCCGCTGGGCACCTTCGTCATCAACGGCGCCGAGCGCGTGATCGTGTCGCAGCTGCACCGGTCGCCGGGCGTGGTGTTCGAGGAGACCATCCACCCGAACGGCCAGCGGCTCTTCTCGGCGCGCATCATCCCGTTCCGCGGCTCGTGGGTCGAGTTCACCATCGACATCCACGACGTCGTGTTCGTGCACATAGACAAGAAGAAGAAGTTCCCGGCCACCGCGCTGCTGCGCGCGTTCGGGTACTCGTCGAACTCCGACATCCTCGAGCTGTTCTACGCCAAGAAGGAGCTCGACATCACCGGCAACCTCCAGGCGCGCAGCCAGCGCCGGGAGATCCTCGGCACGCTGCTCGCGGCCGAAGTGCCGAACCCTGAGGACAAGAAGGGCGAGCCTCTGGCGCGCGAAGGCGACGAGCTGACGCTGGACCTGCTCCAGGCGCTTCGCCGGGCCGGCCTTGCGTCGGTCACCGTCTTCGCGGGCTACACCCAGCTCAACCTGCGCGACGACCACGACCAGCCGACCACGACCCGGGAGCGGGAGCACCGGCAGGTGCTCGCGTTCGACGTCGCGGACCCCTCGACCGGCGAGGTGCTGGCCGAGCGAGGCAAGGACCTGTCCGAGACCCTGCGCAAGCGGCTGCGGAAGGCCGGCGTCACGCGGGTGGACGTCTTCCTCCCGGGCGGCCGCGGCGAGTCGCCGCTGATCAAGAACACGCTCGCCAAGGACCCGACCGGCAACGAGGCCGAGGCGCTCGCTCAGATCTACTCGCTGCTCCGCCCCGGAGAGGCGCCCAACCTGGAGACGGCGCGCTCGGCGCTGGAGCGGCTGTTCTTCTCGCCCAAGCGCTACGACCTCGGCCGGGTGGGCCGCTACAAGATCAACCAGCGGCTCGGCGTCAACCGCCCCCCGGACCACACGGTCCTCACGGAGGACGACTTCATCGCCATCGTCCGGTACCTGATCGACCTGCACGAGGGGCGCGGCTACACCGACGACATCGACCACCTCGGCAACCGCCGGGTCCGGTCGGTGGGCGAGCTGATCGCCAACCAGCTCTCGGTGGGCCTTTCGCGCATGGCGCGGCTCATAAAAGAGCGGATGAGCATCAACAACGACCCGGAGAAGATCACGCTGGACGACCTGGTGAACGCGCGGACCGTCAGCGCGGTGATCCAGGCCTTCTTCGGCAGTTCGCAGCTGTCGCAGTTCATGGACCAGACCAACCCGCTGGCCGAGCTGACGCACAAGCGCCGGCTCAGCGCGCTGGGCCCGGGCGGGCTCACGCGGGAGCGCGCGGGCTTCGAGGTTCGTGACGTGCACTATTCGCAGTACGGCCGCATGTGCCCGATCGAGACGCCGGAAGGCCCGAACATCGGCCTCATCACCAGCCTCTCGACGTACGCGCGGGTGAACGAGCTGGGCTTCATCGAGACGCCGCTCCGGGTGGTGAAGGACGGCCGCGTCACCAGCGACATCAAGTGGCTCTCCGCCTCGGAAGAGGAGAGCTACGCGGTCGCGCAGGCCAGCACTCCCATCAACCCCGACGGCACGTTCCGGGACCCGGGCGTGTTGTGCCGCAAGCGTGACGATTACCCGATGCTGTCGCCCGAGCGGGTGGATTACATGGACGTCGCGCCGGAGCAGCTGATCTCGATCGCGGCGGCGCTGATCCCGTTCCTCGAGCACGACGACGCCAACCGCGCGCTGATGGGCTCCAACATGCAGCGGCAGGCGGTGCCGCTTCTCCTGCCGCAGGCGCCGCTGGTGGGCACCGGGCTCGAGACCAAGGTCGCCACCGATTCGGGCGCGGTGGTAGTGGCGCGGCGGGCGGGCGTGATCAAGCGCGTAACCGCGGACGAGATCATCATCGACACCAACGTCGGCAACGACCGGCGCATCGATCACCCGCTGGCGCGGCTCACCCAGCACGACCGATACCGGCTCAAGAAGTTCTGGCGCACCAACCAGGACACCGCCATCAACCAGCGGCCGGTGGTGCGGCAGGGGCAGGAGGTCGCGGCCGGGGAGGTCGTCGCCGACGGCGCGGGCACCGAAGGCGGCGAGCTCGCGCTCGGCGCCAACGTGGTCGTGGCGTTCATGCCGTGGTACGGGCACAACTTCGAGGACGCCATCGTCCTCTCCGAGCGGCTGGTGAAGGACGACGTCTTCTCGTCGATCCACATCCAGGAGCTGGAGCTCCACGTCCGCGACACCAAGCGCGGCCAGGAGGAGATCACCCGCGAGATCCCGAACGTCTCCGAGGAGTCGCTCGTGGACCTCGACGAGCGCGGCATCGTGCGCATCGGCGCGCACGTGAAGCCGGGCGACATCCTGGTCGGGAAGATCACGCCCAAGGGGGAGACCGAGCTGTCGCCGGAAGAGAAGCTCCTTACGGCGATCTTCGGCGAGAAGGCCAAGGATGTGAAGGACAGCTCGCTCAAGGTGCCGCCGGGTATGGAGGGCGTGGTCATCGACGTGAAGATCTTCTCGCGCGTCGAGGACCAGGTGGTCGAGAAGGACCGCGGCGAGCGGATCGGCGAAGTGCGCCGGCTCGAGGCGGAGGAGAAGGCCCGGGTCACCGCGGCGCTGCACGAGGACCTGCTGCACGAGCTGCTGGGTCAGGACGTCGGCCTGATGCTGAAGGCCGGGACGGTGGAGGAGTACCTGCCCGCCGGCACCGAGCTCACCAAGCCGGTGCTCGAGGGCGTGAATCTGGGCGACGTGGACCTCAAGACCTTGCGGGCGGGAACGAAGGTGGCCAACGAGCGCATCCGCCAGATCATCGAGGCGGCCGCGACCGAGCGCGCCAAGGTGGAAGAGAAGGCCGAAGACCAGATCGACAACATCCTCCAGCCGGACGAGCTGCCGCCGGGGGTGATCCAGCTGGTGAAGGTCCACATGGCCGAGAAGCGGAAGATCTCGGTGGGCGACAAGATGGCGGGCCGCCACGGGAACAAGGGCATCATCGCGCGGATCGTGCCGGAGGAGGACATGCCGTTCCTCCCCGACGGAACGCCGGTGGACATCGTCCTCAACCCGCTGGGCGTGCCGAGCCGCATGAACGTGGGGCAGATCCTGGAGACGCACCTTGGCTGGTGCGCGAATCTGTTGCGCTTCAAGGCCAAGACGCCGGTCTTCCAGGGCACCAACGAAAACGAGATCGGGTTGCTGCTGCGGCTGGCGGGCCTCAAGTGGGCCGCGCACGCGCTGGGCCTCGGGGCTGAGCCGCCGGCGCTGGACCACGAGACGATCAAGCAGATGCTGGGGGACCTCGCCAGGGTCCCGGCCCAGAACGGCGACCGGCCGGACCTGTCGACCGTGAGGCTGGAGCGCCTGGGGAGCCGCGCGGCGAGCCAGGAGACGCGCGACCTGTACCACGGCGTGCGCGACTTCCTGGTGGAGGCGGCCAGGGAGCTGGCGGTGCGCGAAGTGGCGGGCTGGAAGGACGCGATCGCGGCTCACGAGCGCCTGCTCGGTGACGAGGAGGTGACGAAGGCGCAGAAGGCGGACCTCAAGAAGGGCCAGAAAGCGCTCGAGTCCCTGCTGGAGAAGCACCAGGCCCCGGAGGACGTGCTCGAAGTGACGGGCCTTCCGGCCCTGGCCGCGATGCTGGGGAAGAAGACGGACCACGACGTGGACGCGGCGGCCGCCGCGCTGCTGCGACTGGGCGGGCTCACGCCCACCGGCAAGGCACGCCTGCGCGACGGACGCGGCGGCGAGCAGTTCGAGAACGAGGTGACGGTAGGCTCCATCTACATGATGAAGCTGTCGCACCTGGTGGACGACAAGATCCACGCGCGCTCGATCGGCCCGTACTCGCTGGTCACCCAGCAGCCGCTTGCCGGCAAGGCGCAGTTCGGCGGCCAGCGGTTCGGCGAGATGGAAGTGTGGGCGCTGGAGGCGTACGGAGCGGCGCACACGCTGCAGGAGATCCTGACGGTCAAGTCCGACGACGTGAACGGCCGCAGCCGAGTGTACGAGGCGATCGTGAAGGGGCAGAACCTGCCCGAGCCCGGCATCCCGGAATCGTTCAACGTGCTCGTGAAGGAATTGCAGGCGCTCGGCATCCGGGTGATGCTCGGCACCACCGAAGACGGTGAGGAGTAA
- a CDS encoding mechanosensitive ion channel, whose product MRAPTADPWSAVRRFFVRLLHGDDLLVALLQVAVILGFALLSNRILKRVARRIVQRADDGDPNTLTEREQRAQTFAQLLTYTGNIVIGLAAVLAILSIFIDIRPILAGAGVVGLAVAVGGQTIVRDFITGFFLLTEQQFAVGDRVRIGTVEGVVHRITLRMVVLRGDDGALHYVANGSISAVSNLSHARTGGAKPPAAAGR is encoded by the coding sequence ATGAGAGCGCCCACCGCGGACCCCTGGTCCGCGGTGCGGCGCTTCTTCGTCCGCCTGCTGCACGGCGACGATCTCCTGGTCGCGCTGCTCCAGGTCGCCGTCATACTCGGCTTTGCGTTGCTCAGCAATCGCATCCTGAAGAGAGTAGCGCGGCGCATCGTCCAGCGCGCCGACGACGGCGACCCTAACACGCTGACCGAGCGGGAGCAGCGCGCGCAGACCTTCGCCCAGCTCCTGACGTACACCGGCAACATCGTCATCGGCCTCGCCGCGGTCCTCGCGATCCTCAGCATCTTCATCGACATCCGTCCGATCCTCGCCGGCGCGGGTGTGGTGGGCCTCGCCGTGGCGGTGGGCGGCCAGACCATCGTGCGCGATTTCATCACCGGGTTCTTCCTGCTCACCGAGCAGCAGTTCGCGGTGGGTGACCGAGTTCGGATCGGCACGGTCGAAGGCGTGGTGCACCGCATCACCCTTCGCATGGTGGTGCTCAGGGGCGACGACGGGGCGCTGCACTATGTCGCGAACGGATCGATAAGCGCGGTGAGCAACCTGTCGCATGCGCGGACCGGCGGGGCGAAACCGCCGGCCGCGGCGGGTCGTTAG